The following coding sequences lie in one Streptomyces sp. NBC_00464 genomic window:
- a CDS encoding HAD family hydrolase, protein MTQSPVELVIFDCDGVLVDSEKICVKVDAVIMADLGCVFTEAEIIERFVGSSTEVYTAAVEERLGRRLEKGWQQRYEHLYDAAFEAELTAVDGITDVLNRLTTGVCVASNGDHAGIRRSLDITDLTRHFENRIFSAADVCRGKPAPDLFQHAARSMGVPPERCAVIEDSAYGVQAARAAGMRAFGYCGGLTPAGRLEGPGTVVFDDMRVLPELLATVTA, encoded by the coding sequence ATGACGCAGAGCCCTGTTGAACTGGTGATCTTCGACTGTGACGGCGTGCTGGTGGACAGCGAGAAGATATGCGTCAAGGTAGACGCGGTGATCATGGCTGACCTCGGGTGCGTGTTCACCGAAGCTGAGATCATCGAGCGGTTCGTGGGCTCGTCCACCGAGGTCTACACGGCGGCCGTGGAGGAACGGCTCGGGCGGCGCCTGGAAAAGGGCTGGCAGCAGCGGTACGAGCATCTGTACGACGCGGCATTCGAGGCAGAACTGACCGCTGTCGACGGCATCACCGACGTACTGAATCGCCTCACGACAGGCGTCTGCGTGGCATCGAACGGTGACCACGCCGGCATCCGCCGAAGTCTGGACATCACCGATCTGACCCGCCACTTCGAGAACCGCATCTTCAGTGCGGCCGACGTCTGTCGCGGCAAGCCGGCACCCGACCTCTTCCAGCACGCTGCACGTTCGATGGGGGTTCCGCCCGAGCGGTGCGCGGTGATCGAGGACAGCGCGTACGGAGTCCAGGCAGCTCGGGCCGCAGGCATGCGGGCCTTCGGGTACTGCGGCGGCCTCACCCCGGCCGGGCGACTGGAGGGGCCGGGCACCGTCGTATTCGACGACATGCGCGTCCTGCCCGAACTGCTGGCGACCGTCACCGCCTAG
- a CDS encoding O-methyltransferase, with the protein MDDTPSQLPATMLSLRAAARETGFTLSCEERTGNLLAVLAAARPGGRILELGTGVGEGTAWLLSGMDEASSLVTVELDPAVQAVAREQFSADPRVMFVAEDGGNWLEEYDGEPFDLVFADTWPGKFTHLDRALELLAPGGIYLIDDLFPQPGWPEDHAASVKRLLAELEEREDLRSVRMAWASGLLMAVRSG; encoded by the coding sequence ATGGATGACACACCGAGCCAGTTGCCGGCCACCATGCTCTCGCTGCGCGCCGCAGCGCGTGAGACGGGATTCACCTTGTCCTGCGAGGAACGCACTGGAAACCTGTTGGCCGTGCTTGCGGCTGCCCGGCCCGGAGGCAGGATTCTCGAACTCGGCACCGGCGTCGGCGAGGGCACGGCGTGGCTGCTGAGCGGGATGGACGAAGCCTCCAGCCTTGTCACCGTCGAACTCGACCCCGCCGTCCAGGCGGTCGCCCGCGAGCAGTTCAGTGCTGATCCTCGGGTGATGTTCGTGGCTGAGGACGGCGGGAACTGGCTGGAGGAGTACGACGGCGAGCCCTTCGACCTGGTCTTCGCGGACACATGGCCGGGGAAGTTCACCCACCTCGACCGGGCCTTGGAACTGCTGGCCCCTGGCGGGATCTACCTGATTGACGACCTCTTCCCCCAGCCTGGTTGGCCGGAGGACCATGCCGCCTCCGTCAAACGCCTGCTGGCCGAACTGGAAGAACGCGAGGACCTCCGGTCCGTCCGCATGGCCTGGGCCAGCGGACTGCTGATGGCGGTACGTTCCGGCTGA
- a CDS encoding patatin-like phospholipase family protein: MAFNITDDIPGEGNAIVLGGGGASGMAWMIGVLAAWEEGGLKASSADTAVGTSGGASVAVVLLQENGLREAFNKLLTPERQPFEVTAEISFDAFAESVGRISKQAAGEKEFLASLFDLARTCTVEFEQRARTIRERIATDEWPDGDLKIPAVSGSDLGRKVFMRHDGVSIADAVLASSAVPGVWPMGRVGNEEFIDGGIMSATHCDLAGDRERVIVLRPTSNLGGKVIPEEQPVLGRAFIVEPDEESVKSFGGNVLDPSHRKQAAESGYRQGSNILRAAREYWEGVEIKDGE; the protein is encoded by the coding sequence GTGGCTTTTAACATTACGGATGACATTCCCGGAGAAGGAAATGCCATCGTGCTGGGCGGGGGCGGAGCCAGTGGAATGGCATGGATGATCGGCGTGCTCGCGGCGTGGGAAGAAGGTGGACTGAAAGCATCCTCCGCAGATACGGCGGTCGGCACGTCGGGCGGGGCTTCGGTGGCCGTGGTTCTCCTCCAGGAAAATGGCCTGCGCGAGGCGTTCAATAAACTCCTTACCCCTGAGAGGCAGCCGTTCGAGGTCACAGCAGAGATTTCGTTCGATGCATTCGCAGAGTCCGTGGGAAGAATCTCCAAGCAGGCGGCAGGGGAGAAAGAGTTCCTGGCGAGCCTGTTCGATCTCGCGCGCACCTGCACGGTGGAGTTCGAGCAGCGAGCTCGGACCATCCGTGAACGCATCGCGACCGACGAATGGCCTGATGGGGATCTGAAGATTCCTGCCGTGTCCGGCTCCGACCTGGGCCGAAAAGTCTTCATGCGGCATGACGGCGTATCAATCGCGGACGCCGTACTGGCCAGCAGCGCGGTTCCGGGCGTATGGCCGATGGGCCGCGTCGGTAACGAGGAGTTCATTGACGGAGGAATTATGAGCGCCACGCACTGCGATCTGGCCGGCGACAGGGAACGGGTCATCGTCCTGCGCCCGACGAGCAACCTGGGCGGAAAGGTCATCCCCGAAGAACAGCCTGTTCTGGGGCGGGCCTTCATCGTCGAGCCGGATGAGGAATCCGTGAAGAGCTTCGGTGGAAACGTACTGGACCCCTCGCATCGCAAACAGGCCGCTGAATCCGGCTACCGGCAGGGATCCAATATTTTGCGGGCTGCGCGAGAGTACTGGGAGGGTGTAGAAATTAAGGATGGTGAGTGA
- a CDS encoding nitroreductase — protein sequence MNVYEAVDSRRAVRAFSDEPVSRAILERVLAAATRAPSSGNLQPWHVYVVTGEPLAELKRRATARALAGDPGDEREYPMYPTELTSPYADRFSAAATQRYEALGIERDDPGRPMKIAALNSQAFGAPVVLFCYLDRTMGPGQWGDAGMHLQTVMLLLRAEGLHSCPQVMWTMYRKTVSQIVGADDGTVLVCGVSVGYEKEGVLRLRTGRADMTETVTFVGG from the coding sequence GTGAATGTGTATGAAGCTGTGGACAGTCGCCGGGCTGTGCGGGCGTTCAGCGATGAACCGGTATCCAGAGCGATACTCGAACGTGTGCTGGCTGCAGCGACGCGGGCTCCGTCGAGCGGGAACCTCCAGCCGTGGCATGTGTATGTCGTGACCGGCGAGCCCTTGGCCGAGCTGAAGAGGCGCGCAACGGCCAGGGCGCTGGCGGGAGACCCGGGGGACGAGCGGGAGTATCCGATGTACCCGACCGAACTGACCTCGCCGTATGCGGACCGTTTTTCCGCCGCGGCTACCCAGCGGTACGAAGCGCTGGGGATCGAGCGCGACGACCCCGGCAGGCCCATGAAGATCGCCGCCTTGAACTCGCAAGCGTTCGGGGCACCGGTCGTGCTGTTCTGCTACCTCGACCGGACGATGGGGCCCGGGCAGTGGGGGGACGCCGGAATGCACTTGCAGACAGTCATGCTGTTACTGAGGGCGGAAGGGCTGCACAGCTGCCCGCAGGTGATGTGGACGATGTATCGCAAGACCGTCAGCCAGATCGTCGGAGCCGATGACGGGACCGTACTGGTCTGCGGTGTCTCAGTGGGATACGAGAAGGAGGGCGTGCTGCGGCTGCGTACCGGGCGGGCCGACATGACGGAAACAGTGACCTTCGTGGGAGGGTGA
- a CDS encoding DUF1254 domain-containing protein yields MHVDAESLLEQIAQGHGKARGDEGYWAGMAAFRYGYPLVEMHRSLWEWHVDTSAPTHMGAINQMHHTPRRAEPKDTYFVTPIVDAPYSRTFVDLSAGAVVLSVPPVTDRYFTVQLLDMYTNSFAYVGTRTGDTVGGDYLLTGPGWCGTTPPGITRVITAPTALICLLARVTILDDDVPAAVALQGQIALRQADPQSPAPDPASNPPARDFRTGDPLDFYRMLADCLTASAPPSADAGVLGLLAPLGIAPHRSFDPDALHPAALDGLRRAVADSLRDLYAEMPFAGPAHNGWVMVNPDTIGDWGTDYYSRLEIAQLGLLANKAQEAYYVGAMLDADGRPMSGDHTYEIRFTPGDFPPVGAFWSVTMYLNPEGFLVENPIGRYHLGSLTKGLQYGPDGSLTLYLQRENPGPDKEANWLPSTEPGTLFRLILRQYLPHPDILTGRYTPPAVTRTDT; encoded by the coding sequence GTGCACGTGGACGCGGAGTCGTTGCTTGAACAGATCGCGCAAGGGCACGGGAAGGCACGCGGGGACGAGGGGTACTGGGCGGGAATGGCGGCGTTCCGCTACGGCTACCCGCTGGTGGAGATGCACCGCAGCCTCTGGGAGTGGCACGTCGACACGAGCGCGCCCACCCACATGGGGGCGATCAACCAGATGCACCACACCCCGCGCCGGGCGGAGCCGAAGGACACCTACTTCGTCACCCCGATCGTCGACGCGCCGTACTCACGGACGTTCGTGGACCTGAGTGCCGGGGCGGTGGTGCTGTCGGTGCCGCCGGTCACGGACCGGTACTTCACGGTGCAACTGCTGGACATGTACACCAACAGCTTCGCCTACGTCGGCACCCGCACCGGCGACACGGTCGGCGGCGACTACCTGCTCACCGGCCCCGGCTGGTGCGGCACCACACCCCCCGGCATCACCCGCGTCATCACCGCACCGACCGCGCTGATCTGCCTGCTGGCCCGCGTCACCATCCTGGACGACGACGTCCCCGCCGCTGTCGCCCTCCAGGGACAGATCGCCCTGCGCCAAGCCGACCCGCAGTCGCCCGCCCCCGACCCGGCGAGCAACCCGCCCGCCCGCGATTTCCGCACCGGCGACCCGCTCGACTTCTACCGCATGCTTGCCGACTGCCTCACCGCCAGCGCCCCGCCCTCCGCCGACGCCGGCGTCCTGGGCCTGCTCGCGCCACTGGGCATCGCCCCGCACCGGTCCTTCGACCCGGACGCCCTGCACCCGGCCGCACTCGACGGCCTGCGGCGCGCGGTCGCCGACAGCCTGCGCGACCTGTACGCCGAGATGCCCTTCGCCGGCCCCGCCCACAACGGCTGGGTCATGGTCAACCCCGACACCATCGGCGACTGGGGCACCGACTACTACTCCCGACTGGAGATCGCCCAGCTCGGGCTGCTCGCCAACAAGGCCCAGGAGGCGTACTACGTCGGCGCCATGCTCGACGCCGACGGCCGGCCGATGTCCGGCGACCACACCTACGAGATCCGCTTCACCCCCGGCGACTTCCCGCCGGTGGGCGCGTTCTGGTCGGTGACCATGTACCTCAACCCCGAAGGGTTCCTGGTCGAGAACCCGATCGGCCGCTACCACCTCGGCTCCCTCACCAAGGGCCTGCAGTACGGCCCCGACGGCTCCCTGACCCTCTACCTCCAGCGCGAGAACCCCGGCCCCGACAAGGAGGCCAACTGGCTGCCCAGCACGGAACCCGGCACCCTGTTCCGCCTCATCCTGCGCCAGTACCTGCCCCATCCCGACATCCTCACCGGCCGCTACACACCCCCCGCCGTCACCCGCACCGACACCTGA
- a CDS encoding MarR family transcriptional regulator gives MLDWTERQGGLFAYITISVVDAAADMDHAESTVYDALARLTALGLLVRDEAGGYRINARYFFSANPDLRRLVAAALGDPPITPDARAVAPRKVGNTDSRRRRSIRSV, from the coding sequence GTGCTCGACTGGACAGAGCGTCAGGGCGGCCTCTTCGCGTACATCACCATCTCGGTCGTGGACGCCGCGGCCGACATGGACCACGCGGAGTCCACCGTGTACGACGCGCTGGCCCGGCTCACAGCTCTCGGCCTGCTGGTGCGGGACGAGGCCGGCGGGTACCGCATCAACGCCCGGTACTTCTTCTCCGCCAACCCCGACCTACGCCGTCTGGTCGCGGCCGCGCTGGGCGACCCGCCGATCACCCCCGACGCCCGCGCCGTCGCTCCCCGGAAGGTCGGCAACACCGACTCCCGGCGACGGCGCTCGATCCGCTCGGTCTAG
- a CDS encoding acyltransferase family protein — translation MTSYTPTPARAAASSKAKPAKPPKLPSLTGLRFFAALMVFFFHSSLMDSPIPPNNPINPFADHGIADAYETLFSKAGYLGVSFFFVLSGFVLAWAAKPGERTTAFLRRRLMKIFPNHLVVATVSLVLFAGAAISSVGDWLPNLLLIHTFFPQPGINLSISPPSWSLGSELLFYMLFPLLIVPIRKIAEKRLWTWSGLMILGMVGVQLITQFLIPATPKSAITPISDMQFWFGYLFPPGRVFEFVLGILLARIVASGRWPRAIGMRVSLVLTVIGYGAALLLPFQYGFVVATIIPVSALVCSVAAADVAGRETRLKGRVMQFLGEVSFGFYLVQGVTIFYLRSLLGESTYSVPAAILLILGFLAASLLGGWLLYRYVEMPAMRRWSRSRKQAPAAPTASTPLAAPATPLSASASASDDDNQPQDLVLTAPRS, via the coding sequence ATGACTTCGTACACTCCCACCCCGGCCCGTGCAGCAGCTTCGTCCAAGGCGAAACCAGCCAAGCCGCCCAAACTGCCCTCCCTGACCGGCCTGCGGTTCTTCGCGGCCCTGATGGTGTTCTTCTTCCACTCCTCGCTGATGGACTCCCCGATCCCGCCGAACAACCCGATCAACCCGTTCGCCGACCACGGCATCGCCGACGCCTACGAGACGCTGTTCAGCAAGGCCGGCTATCTGGGGGTCTCCTTCTTCTTCGTACTCAGCGGATTCGTGCTCGCCTGGGCCGCCAAGCCGGGGGAGCGGACGACAGCCTTCCTGCGACGCCGGCTGATGAAGATCTTCCCCAACCACCTCGTGGTGGCCACCGTCTCACTGGTGCTGTTCGCCGGAGCCGCCATCTCCAGCGTCGGTGACTGGCTCCCCAACCTGCTGCTGATACACACGTTCTTCCCGCAGCCGGGCATCAACCTCAGCATCAGCCCGCCGAGCTGGTCCCTCGGCAGCGAGCTCCTGTTCTACATGCTCTTCCCGCTGCTGATCGTCCCGATCCGCAAGATCGCCGAGAAGCGACTGTGGACCTGGTCCGGCCTGATGATCCTGGGCATGGTGGGCGTCCAGCTGATCACCCAGTTCCTCATCCCCGCCACCCCGAAGTCCGCCATCACGCCCATCTCCGACATGCAGTTCTGGTTCGGCTACCTCTTCCCGCCCGGCCGCGTCTTCGAGTTCGTCCTCGGCATCCTGCTGGCACGCATCGTCGCCTCGGGCCGCTGGCCGCGTGCCATCGGCATGCGCGTCTCGCTCGTCCTGACCGTCATCGGTTACGGTGCCGCGCTCCTGCTGCCCTTCCAGTACGGCTTCGTCGTCGCCACCATCATTCCGGTCAGCGCGCTCGTGTGCTCCGTCGCCGCCGCCGATGTGGCCGGCCGCGAGACCAGGCTCAAGGGCCGGGTCATGCAGTTCCTCGGCGAGGTCTCCTTCGGCTTCTACCTCGTCCAGGGCGTCACGATCTTCTACCTGCGCTCGCTGCTGGGCGAGAGCACCTACAGCGTCCCCGCCGCGATCCTCCTGATCCTCGGGTTCCTCGCCGCCTCGCTGCTCGGCGGCTGGCTCCTCTACCGGTACGTCGAGATGCCCGCCATGCGCCGCTGGAGCCGCAGCCGCAAGCAGGCCCCCGCGGCCCCCACCGCATCGACGCCCCTCGCCGCACCCGCCACCCCGCTCTCCGCATCCGCATCCGCATCCGACGACGACAACCAGCCCCAGGACCTCGTCCTGACCGCGCCCCGCTCCTGA
- a CDS encoding alpha/beta fold hydrolase, whose amino-acid sequence MPIVRTEGTEVHYRTEGTGPGLLLVHGSTADSEANFAALRPYFTDHHTVITADYSGSGSTALPEGGELGLDLVSAQMAAAARAATDGPVDVVGVSLGAVVAAALAAEHPALVRRLVLVGGWARNDDPRQRLMFGLWRSLADLDRDAYQRFITLLALSPETLSGLDDETIATLAAAAEPSEGARRQIDLDLVADIRERLAEIRAPTLVIGATQDQVVPVAHARELHAGIEGSRYEEIDSGHNVLYERGKELADLITEFLD is encoded by the coding sequence ATGCCGATCGTCCGCACAGAGGGAACCGAGGTGCACTACCGCACCGAAGGAACCGGCCCCGGCCTCCTTCTCGTCCACGGCTCCACGGCCGACTCCGAAGCCAACTTCGCCGCCCTGCGGCCCTACTTCACCGACCACCACACGGTCATCACCGCCGACTACTCGGGCAGCGGATCCACCGCGCTGCCCGAGGGCGGGGAGCTCGGCCTGGATCTGGTGAGCGCCCAGATGGCAGCCGCGGCCCGCGCCGCGACCGACGGCCCCGTCGACGTCGTCGGCGTCTCCCTCGGCGCGGTGGTCGCCGCAGCCCTGGCCGCGGAGCACCCCGCTCTCGTACGCCGCCTGGTGCTGGTCGGCGGCTGGGCCCGCAACGACGACCCGCGCCAGCGGCTGATGTTCGGCCTCTGGCGCAGCCTCGCCGACCTCGACCGGGACGCCTACCAGCGGTTCATCACCCTGCTGGCACTCTCCCCCGAGACGCTGTCCGGCCTGGACGACGAGACGATCGCGACGCTCGCCGCAGCGGCCGAACCGTCCGAGGGAGCCCGCCGCCAGATCGACCTGGACCTCGTGGCCGACATCCGAGAACGCCTGGCCGAGATCCGGGCGCCAACACTGGTCATCGGCGCGACACAGGACCAGGTCGTCCCCGTCGCCCACGCCCGCGAACTGCACGCCGGCATCGAGGGGAGCCGCTACGAGGAGATCGACAGCGGACACAACGTCCTGTACGAGAGAGGAAAGGAGCTCGCCGATCTGATCACCGAATTCCTGGACTGA
- a CDS encoding GNAT family N-acetyltransferase → MPALVAPLMPVGCLAASVQPSLAAEGGLLLRPWLLKDAAGVVTAFQDPAIQRWHLRRADSEEEAAEWITQWQRGWRDETGVHWAVVDEHDKLLGRVSLSSLILMGGQAEISYWTAPTARGVGVCSRAVTAATDWALGEAGFHRLELGHSVTNPASCRIAKRAGFMQEGVRRAALLHADGWHDMHLHACLR, encoded by the coding sequence ATGCCTGCTTTGGTTGCTCCGCTGATGCCTGTTGGTTGTCTCGCTGCGTCCGTTCAGCCGTCTTTGGCGGCGGAGGGTGGGTTGCTGTTGAGGCCTTGGCTGCTGAAGGACGCCGCCGGCGTGGTGACGGCTTTCCAGGACCCGGCGATTCAGCGTTGGCACCTGCGGCGGGCCGATTCCGAAGAAGAAGCTGCGGAGTGGATCACGCAGTGGCAGCGAGGCTGGCGGGACGAGACCGGCGTGCACTGGGCTGTCGTGGACGAGCACGACAAGCTGCTCGGTCGGGTCTCCCTCTCGTCGTTGATCCTGATGGGTGGTCAAGCCGAGATCTCGTACTGGACCGCGCCGACAGCACGAGGTGTCGGTGTCTGTTCCCGCGCTGTGACTGCGGCAACTGACTGGGCCCTGGGAGAAGCCGGCTTCCACCGCCTCGAACTCGGGCACTCGGTGACCAACCCGGCGTCCTGCCGGATAGCAAAGCGCGCGGGGTTCATGCAGGAGGGCGTCCGCCGCGCCGCGCTGCTGCATGCGGATGGCTGGCATGACATGCACCTGCACGCCTGTCTCCGGTAG
- a CDS encoding MBL fold metallo-hydrolase yields the protein MPLSVPRLRIGSTEIIALTDGEGPFFSPRAEAFPEATPAQWAEVDRYDPGAVDAEGRWWLQFRAYAIRSDKGLTVVDAGIGPADSPAASWAPVPGTLPESLAAAGIEPAEVDTVVLTHLHTDHIGWAVVTEEAAPSTGGNASPGSATSSRHPYFPNAEYLLQRAEFDALDTLNPQLRETLTDPLTAAGRLRLLDGDTPLRTGHAIATPGHTPGHQSVLVADGGELVLVTGDLLVHALQLLHPELTYAHEIDPEAARHSRERMLRRATATPLHLATPHLTEPFNPA from the coding sequence ATGCCCCTCAGCGTTCCCCGCCTCCGGATCGGCTCGACCGAGATCATCGCTCTCACCGACGGCGAGGGCCCGTTCTTCTCCCCGCGCGCCGAGGCCTTCCCCGAGGCCACGCCCGCTCAGTGGGCCGAGGTCGATCGCTACGACCCGGGCGCGGTCGACGCCGAGGGTCGCTGGTGGCTCCAATTCCGCGCATACGCGATCCGCAGCGACAAGGGCCTCACCGTCGTGGACGCCGGGATCGGACCGGCGGACAGCCCGGCCGCGTCATGGGCGCCCGTGCCCGGCACGCTCCCCGAGTCGCTCGCTGCCGCGGGCATCGAACCGGCCGAAGTCGACACCGTGGTGCTCACGCATCTGCACACCGACCACATCGGGTGGGCGGTCGTCACCGAGGAAGCCGCCCCCTCAACGGGCGGCAACGCTTCGCCCGGGAGTGCGACCAGCAGCCGCCACCCCTATTTCCCGAACGCCGAATATCTGCTCCAGCGGGCCGAGTTCGACGCCCTCGACACGCTCAACCCGCAACTGCGCGAAACCCTCACCGACCCGCTCACGGCTGCCGGCCGGCTCCGGCTCCTCGACGGCGACACACCACTGCGCACCGGGCACGCGATCGCCACGCCCGGTCACACACCCGGACACCAGAGCGTGCTGGTCGCCGACGGGGGCGAGCTGGTGCTCGTCACCGGCGACCTCCTGGTGCACGCACTCCAGCTGCTCCACCCCGAACTCACCTACGCGCACGAAATCGACCCCGAGGCGGCCAGGCACTCAAGGGAGCGCATGCTCCGCCGCGCAACCGCCACGCCCCTGCACCTGGCGACGCCGCATCTGACGGAGCCCTTCAACCCGGCGTGA
- a CDS encoding helix-turn-helix transcriptional regulator: MSANGPYPELAALQERISELSHLKQNLVMTYAILGGLEHGVERTAADLAELMGMPAPHFSRARRELETEGWLDYTRREGQVKFFRLGERATGRQVVVSLHSRPTV; the protein is encoded by the coding sequence ATGTCGGCCAACGGCCCGTACCCGGAACTCGCAGCACTCCAGGAGCGCATAAGCGAGCTGTCGCACCTGAAGCAGAACCTGGTGATGACGTATGCGATTCTCGGCGGTTTGGAGCACGGCGTCGAGCGGACGGCAGCTGACCTTGCCGAGCTCATGGGCATGCCGGCACCCCACTTTTCACGTGCTCGCCGTGAACTCGAGACAGAGGGATGGCTGGACTACACGCGCAGGGAAGGGCAGGTGAAGTTCTTCCGGCTCGGAGAGCGGGCCACCGGCCGCCAGGTTGTCGTGTCGCTGCACAGCCGACCGACAGTCTGA
- a CDS encoding GNAT family N-acetyltransferase, with protein sequence MNFLTDSARVEDAPALAHTLLSAWLETYPNPDAGIDQVWIRAQRSDVVTSAGIAQWREFIEEVERRPARRFCRVVRHRDEVVGFLCGSRDEAISLGPMYLLQRAQGRGMGRQLMAAFLAWADDAPIRLWVTAYNERAISFYEEYGFEDTGERHLWRDKLPNIRMIRRTPQSDEAIRSDRLHSDA encoded by the coding sequence GTGAACTTCTTGACCGACAGCGCCCGGGTGGAGGACGCCCCAGCGCTTGCCCACACGCTCCTGTCGGCCTGGCTGGAGACGTACCCCAATCCGGACGCCGGGATCGACCAGGTGTGGATCCGGGCGCAGCGCAGCGACGTGGTCACCAGTGCCGGCATCGCACAGTGGCGGGAGTTCATCGAGGAGGTCGAGCGCCGGCCCGCTCGCCGCTTTTGCCGTGTCGTTCGCCACCGGGACGAGGTCGTCGGCTTCTTGTGCGGGAGCCGGGATGAGGCGATCAGTCTCGGACCGATGTACCTGCTGCAACGGGCACAGGGGCGAGGCATGGGACGCCAGTTGATGGCGGCATTCCTCGCCTGGGCCGATGACGCACCCATCCGCCTATGGGTTACGGCTTACAACGAGCGAGCCATCAGCTTCTATGAGGAGTACGGCTTCGAAGACACCGGCGAGCGGCACCTGTGGCGAGACAAGCTGCCGAACATTCGCATGATCAGGCGAACGCCGCAGAGTGACGAGGCCATCAGATCCGATCGGCTTCACTCAGACGCTTGA
- a CDS encoding DUF1330 domain-containing protein, which translates to MAKGYWVSAYRTIADPEKLAAYNKLAGPAVKAAGGRPLVRGGRVVAHDAGIAERTVLIEFDSFEQAVAAHASAAYQEALAALADGVERDFRIVEGLD; encoded by the coding sequence GTGGCCAAGGGCTATTGGGTCAGCGCCTACCGCACCATTGCGGACCCCGAGAAGCTGGCTGCCTACAACAAGCTGGCTGGTCCAGCCGTCAAGGCCGCGGGCGGGCGGCCGCTCGTCCGCGGCGGCCGGGTCGTCGCACACGACGCCGGAATCGCCGAGCGCACCGTTCTGATCGAGTTCGACAGCTTCGAACAGGCGGTCGCCGCACATGCGAGTGCGGCCTACCAGGAGGCGCTGGCCGCACTTGCTGACGGCGTCGAGCGCGACTTCCGCATCGTCGAAGGCCTCGACTGA